Genomic window (Salvelinus namaycush isolate Seneca chromosome 27, SaNama_1.0, whole genome shotgun sequence):
ATATAGGCTACATAGTCATGTGGGGGCATTATCGCAGGTGGGGTTATTGGGGATTAACTGGATTAAAAAATGGTTTGCACTGTAGACCGTTGTGCGACAGACGTTGGGAATGCTTTATTTGCAGCGTGTCGCAACATGGGAGCAGGCAGCCAGGCATTTGAAATGTAGGCCGACGCAGTGCTCAGGGACCTCAGGCTGCAGCAGCAGATACGTGGGGGAGGGCGGGGAGACGGGGAGAGTCGTCCTTAACATGACCCAGTGAGCACCAGAGACTGGGTTGCTCTCTCCTCGCTCGCCCTCTGCTGCGTAATCGCTGGGGGAAAGCAGTGGCTGCGGCTGGCACAGATGCCGCTGCTGCCAAGATGAGAGCGTACAGCATTAACACATGCTCATCTGTACCGCCATGTGTGTTTACATAGCACTGCCTGGGTATGCATATCTGGGTCAGCAGAGAATGGGTATGTATTCTACCTCTCATTGCTGGTCGCTGACACCATTTATTTAACTTTCTTGCATATCTAAttattttctctcgctctctcttcccccccctctgATTAGGATGGAAGCCCACAGCTGGTCACACCCTTGATTTGGCCGGTTCTCTTTAACATTAACTCTTCGATGGCCAAATATCAAGCAGTCTCCCATTGAGCAAGGCAATAAATCTTAGTGGAGATTTTCAGCCTGCCAACACATTTTTTTGTGGGGAATTTCAGCACAACGGGACATTTCTCTTTGGGTAAATGCATCTCCAGTGAAATGACACTGGACTTGTTACTGTGTGAAGTCATAATATAACAAATTATATGAAGATAATATAGGTTGACCGCAAAAGTAACTTTAGTTTTACCAAGCCAGTCCCCTACACTATGTCCATCATTGTAACACTGGTAGGACGGGTGATAACAATGTATGgtcaaaactgtacttcaaatgtTAAATCACCCCACTCTGGCTTACCTTAATCAAAGTTGGTTTAGAAAAACAATAACATTGCAAATAGCTCCACCTCCTGGAATAAAAAGACAGCCATACCAGAAGAATCTGAACCATAAAGTATACCTCAGCATGGCTCATTCTTAATAAACCTACCTCAGCATGGCTCATTCTTAATAAACCTACCCCAGCATGGCTCATTCTTAATAAACCTACCTCAGCATGGCTCATTCTTAATAAACCTACCCCAGCATGGCTCATTCTTAATAAACCTACCTCAGCATGGCTCATTCTTAATAAACCTACCTCAGCATGGCTCATTCTTAATAAACCTACCTCAGCATGGCTCATTCTTAATAAACCTACCCCAGCATGGCTCATTCTTAATAAACCTACCTCAGCATGGCTCATTCTTAATAAACCTACCTCAGCATGGCTCATTCTTAATAAACCTACCCCAGCATGGCTCATTCTTAATAAACCTACCTCAGCATGGCTCATTCTTAATAAACCTACCCCAGCATGGCTCATTCTTAATAAACCTACCTCAGCATGGCTCATTCTTAATAAACCTACCTCAGCATGGCTCATTCTTAATAAACCTACCTCAGCATGGCTCATTCTTAATAAACCTACCCCAGCATGGCTCATTCTTAATAAACCTACCTCAGCATGGCTCATTCTTAATAAACCTACCCCAGCATGGCTCATTCTTAATAAACCTACCTCAGCATGGCTCATTCTTAATAAACCTACCCCAGCATGGCTCATTCTTAATAAACCTACCTCAGCATGGCTCATTCTTAATAAACCTACCTCAGCATGGCTCATTCTTAATAAACCTACCTCAGCATGGCTCATTCTTAATAAACCTACCCCAGCATGGCTCATTCTTAATAAACCTACCCCAGCATGGCTCATTCTTAATAAACCTACCTCAGCATGGCTCATTCTTAATAAACCTACCCCAGCATGGCTCATTCTTAATAAACCTACCCCAGCATGGCTCATTCTTAATAAACCTACCTCAGCATGGCTCATTCTTAATAAACCTACCCCAGCATGGCTCATTCTTAATAAACCTACCTCAACATGGCTCATTCTTAATTAACCTACCTCAGCATGGCTCATTCTTAATTAACCTATCAGGTGGTATAAATACAACTGGATTGACAAATATTGCCATTTAATGATGTAAGGTTCAAATAATGACATCCAATATCTTATTAAAATCATATTTCCCTCAAGTATGTTTTGCTGCGTAGATGTCTATATTAAAATACTTCTGAAATGGCATGTCAGTTAAGACAAATTGTGGAACGCAATTGCATCAATACTCATGTTGAGTTTGTAGTAGATCGAACAATAATTGCACAAAAGTCAAAAATCAGGGGGCAGTGTTGTCCACACTAATAAGAAGCATGTCAGAAACAAAATGTATTGTCTGACTGTAAAACAAATGATACATTTAGTATTTTAGTTGATCTCAAAGGCTTACAGTTAGTTGCAGTTTTCCTATAGCTTGACATTGACTACTAAAAATCTGTTTCTTCCCTGCAAAACCACTGGTCTGAAACTAAATACATTTTCTTGACAGTTTATTTTAGCTTCGGATAAAAAGTATTCATGAAAGATATAATAAATAGACTAATCATACATGTCAATTATTACAGCAATTAAGGATGGCAAAAGGCTTATCATAGTACAGAATTTATAAGGTTCTCTGTCTACTAAAAACAGAGAACCAAAACAATAATTTACAATTCACCATCACCCTCAATTGATTGTTATTTGATGTACAGTTGCATATAACCTGTACATCCAGATTTTAGCATAGTCCTTGAAGATAAGAGGAAGATAAGCAGAggaaaaaagtttaaaaagttaACTGAAGTAAAATTGGCTCTCGATTTATAAAGGAACCATACCAAGTGCTTGTGGTATCTTCACTCTATATATATTGTCATTGTACACCTGAAAGATTTTAACCCgtaatttgggggggggggaaagcaCAAGTTACTTACTTTAGAAAAAAAACTGCCATCTGAAGCAAATTGTGAATGAAGATGTTTCATGTGTATTTTTTATAACGCATCTAAAATGAACAGTCACTTTCTTCAACTCATAGCTTAAAAGACTGAGGTAATGTTTACTAAGTCCTGAATTACAGCACACATGCCTTTTTCATTTGGAAAGCCAACACACAAAAAAGGACACCCCAAAAAACTGAGCATAATATTAACCAAGCTTACTCCATATTTTGTGATTTAAGACTAACAAAGAACTTGAATACATATAAAAACAGTTTTGTAGAACTAAAGCACTGGTTCCATTTAAAACATAACCCAAAAACAGATGGCACTGATTTAAGTAATATTCACAAATCTGTGAGGTTTTAAAAACCGTTTTGTCAGTACATCAAAGAAAATACATGGGAAATTCCCTTGAACCTTGACACAATTTCACAATTTAAAAAAACGGTTCAATGTTATCACATAACCTACAAGAAAAAGGTGAGGTTTAACCTCATTGACATGTCTTGGATTTAGTAAAGATAGCAAGGTCAAATATGACTAAAATGTCCCAAAAGACCAAATAGTATTTTAAACAAAGgtaaaacatactgtatgtatctaTTATTCCTTGCTAAAATTATTTGGCATCATACACCTTCTCTTGTTTCTTTGTGTCTGGTTGGTCCATGCAGTATAACACAAACACTTAGTACATTTCACCTGTGTTTTTCATCTCCTTTTCTGTAGGCAAACATTGTGAATTCTGTGGGAGCAAAACACGTCACAAATTAGAAAATCTCATGTTTTCTACTTAGTGTTCACATTTCCTCATTGACTGTATAAAGAGGAAATCAAGGTAAAAAGGTAATTACATTTGTATTAAGCTAATTTAATTAAATTTAGAGGTGGGAAAAActtgccatgtaaaaaaaaaaaaacatccaggACACACAAGGAATGATTGCCTTTACAATTATAAAATTATTTCACACGAGCTCATTCTACCCATCCTTTTCATCGTCACTCACCTTTAATCACTGATCCTCTGACTCCGGCTGTGATTGCTCGATACATTGAGGCTCTTCCGTGGTTTCATTGTCATTATTATCAACTTCATCATTGTTATTTTCATCATCTTTGTTATCGTTGTCATTATTTTTTTCATCAGTGACGACATCCCCTTGCTCTTTCACTTCCATCTCTGCCTCACTGTCGCCATGCGTCTCCTCTTCACCGTCACTGAAAGGGTCAAGGCCTTTCTCTTCCCTCCTGCTGATCTCCGCAAACCAGTCCCGCACCTGCTCATAGCTCATACTGGACTTGGCCACCAGTTCATCCAAATCTTTCTCATTTAAGACCTTATGCTTGAGGTAGTGCTCCTTTAAAATCTCTTTACCCGTCTTGACTTTGATGGCAGGGGTTGTTTGTTTGCAGGGGTATGGCCGCCTCGTCCTCCTGGACCAACCTCGAAAGCGTTTCCGTGGCTTCTTCTTAAGTTCACCTCCGTTCATTGCCTCGTTAACTTTTCCACTCTGGTACAAGTAGTACCACTTCAGGTTGCTGTTCTTGCAGGCATACCGGGTGTCTCCAAACCAGTTAACAATGTAGGTTCTGGGTAACCCGCTCTCCTCTGCCATCTTGTCGTACTCTTCAGCAGAGGGCCACTGGGTACGAACAAAGGTGCTTTTCAGGACGTGGAGCTGCTCTGGGGTTTTCTTCATTATCTTTCGGCCGCTGGGTGGAGTCTGAGCCTCTTGCCCAGAGGAAGGCGCTTTGATCCGTTCACTCTCCGGCTCCTCTGTGCCATCAGAGTCCACTGGCATTTTTCTCCTCTCGGAGAACCAGGCGTCCACCTCTCGCCTAGTCAGTTTAGTCTCCATCCTAAGCCTACTTAGCTCCTCATCGCTAGGTGTGTCAGACGTCTGGTAGCTGGCCTCCAAAAGCAGAAGCTGCTCCGGAGTCTTTTCCTTGAACTTCTGAGGTGTGAAGTCAGGAAAGGCGTGGCGGAACTTGATTCGTGGATCATAAATGGGCCCTTGGGTTGTCGGAGAGGATTCACTGGCTTCGTCGCTGGAGTCGATCACaatggctgtgctgctgctgccGTCATTACTGTTGGCGCTGACTGAAATGTCATTTAAGGCAACGCCGTGGTGGTCCTTTGAGTTGCGTTGGTTATAGCGTGTGTCGCTGAACCACTTCTTTATTGCTCTTTTGGTGAGGTTAGTGACCTTCATCAACCGAGAGATTTCTGCCTCAGTGGCAAACTGTCTCCTTAGGTAACTGGCCTTCAGCTCTGCTAGCTGCTCCTTGGATTTTTTAGGTCGCGCTCCCAGGGAATCGGGACTGAGTGGAGAAGCAGTCTCAGAGGTGGAGGGTTCTGGCACCTTACTGACACTGGTTCTGGGGTTGGGGACCCCAGCTACAGCTAACGTGATGGGTGAGGCCACAGGGACAGCGTTGCCACCCCCTACCTGAGTCAAAACCATCCCTGGTTGCCCTACAATCTGACAAGTCTGAAAGATGGACTGCAGGCCATTGGCTGCTGTTGCAAAATTGGCTGGGATGACAGTGATGGTCTGTGGCACCGCCTGCACTGAGCCATTAAACTTCTTCCTCCtggcctcctccacctcctctggggTCCAGCTCACACCGTGCTTCAGCCGCTGAGCAGAGAACCACACCTTTATTTGCTCCTCTGTGAACTTGGTTTGGGCTGCTAGACCCATGATTTCTGACACAGATGGGTAAGGGAACCTGTTGTAGGCGCTGACCAGCAGGACATTATTGTCCATGGCCCCATTGTATGTGGGGATACTACTGACCGGGATGAGGAGCTGGGTCTGGGAGGTCTGCTGATTCTGTAAGGCAGACAGAACTTGAGCCAATGTCCCTGGGGGGAGCATTGTGGCTGAGTTACTAGTCTTTATTTGGAGCACGTTTGGGCTGTTGATCATTATGCTTTGCTGAATAGGTTGAATGGTCAGAGGGGTCGACACAGCCACTACATTGGGGGTGACAGGAGGGGGGACCACCTCCTCCGTCTCTTCCTCCCCATCACTCTCCACTTTAATGACACTGTAATCTGCCATTTTGTGTGACCCTGTAAACTTCTTGGCCTCCGCCCTACTCTTGATCTTCATGATTGGCGTTTTGCTTAGGGCAATACCCTTACAGGATGTGTCCTCATCCTCCTCAACCTTAACAAAACTGCCATCAAAGGTCAAGTCATTGACTCTCTGCTCAAAGATGGTTTGATTGTTACGTTTCACCATAGTCCTGGTGAAATTGTCTTCTCCAGGGTGGTGGCGTGCATTATGCTCCAACAATGCATCATACCTCTTGGTGTGAAAgtcacactcaacacacacataaGATGAGTTTAGAACTATATTTGGGTGCTCAGTGTCCACGTGCAAGGTAAACATATTGAGCTGTGAGGTCTGAAAGCTGCAGTACTTGCACTCATAACCTCCTTCTGCCGTACTCGAGTCCATAGTTTTAATGAAGTGGTCGATGGCCTGTGAGTCCTCCTCATTCGGGATGCTTTCAGTTGAGTTTTCCACAGGACAGTTAGCGGCCCCCTCAGCCTCTCCCTCTGTAACGACCTCCATGTCAGGGTCTGAATCCACCATTTGAACAGGAGGGACCATGCAAGGCGTTGTTGATTTTCTTCTGCTCGCCATTATCCGTCTTATCTGAGCTTgtgttgaatatatatatattttttaatctaaaTCTTGGTTCAGGACTTGTTGCTCCATTCAGGTGCTCAAACTTGAAAGTTGGCTAATTGTTAAATCCTGCAAGAGATAGAGCCATATTATGTGCACATAATTGAGAGAGAAATTCAAGGTCTAAACAATTTACATGAATGCCTATCTACTAGAAAatttagaggggggggggggggggggctttactgagcaaaaatataaatgcaaataTTTCAAAggttttgctgagttacagttcatataaggaagtcagtcaattgaaataaattagggcctaatctatggatttcacatgactgggcaggggcgcagccatgggtgggcctgggagggcataggcccacccacttgggagccaggcccaggcagagaatgagtttttccccacaaaatggctttattacaaacagaaatactcctcagcaccccgcCCTTCCCCCTctgatgatcccacaggtgaagaaaccggatgtggaggtcatgggctggcgtgcttacacgtggtctgtggttgtgatgcgggttggacgtactgacaaattctctaaaatgacgttggaggcgacttacggtagagaaattaacattaaattatctggaaacagctctggtagacattactacagtcagcatgcaaattgcatgctccctcaaaacttgagacaactgtggcattgtgttgagtgacaaaactgcacattttagagtggccttttagtcccccagcacaaggtgcacctgtgtattgaTAATGCtctttaatcagattcttgatatgacacgcctgtcaggttgatggattatcttgacaaaggataaaatgctcactaacagggatgtaaacagatttggcaacaatttgagagaaataagtttGTGTGTATGGAAAGTGATGAGATGAGTgataagatggcgccgaagaggatggctgacatTTTACATGCGCCTAatcaactgtgctattttgttcggttttttttgcgttgtttgtaactttttttatttattttgtacataatgttgctgctaccatctcttatgaccgaaaatcacttttggacatcagaacagcgattactcaccaagaactggaagaagctttttcctttaacgagtctgatgaggggggaaaaactacTTTCCCAGGAACAGGctcaaatccctgtcatttgggTGAAGAAAAGACAGCGGAAAAGAGGGCgcaggtcgggctgccttctgagagtccgtaggcgagcgagtatacttccactgccatccgttctacttgctaacatgcaatcattggaaaataaaattgatgacctacgattacaaTTATCCTACAaaagggacattaaaaactgtaatatcttatgtttcactgagtcgtggctgaacgacgacacggataatatagagctggtgggactttccatgcaccggcaggacagagaagaagTTATGTCTGGTaggacgaggggtgggggtgtgtgtctttttgtcaataacagctgttgcgcaatgtctaatattaaagaagtctcgaggtattgctcgcctgaggtagagtaccttatgataagctgtagaccacactatctaccaagagagttctcatctgtattattcgtagccatctatttaccaccacagaccgatactggcactaagactgcagtcaaccaactctataaggtcataagcaaagaagaaaatgctcatccagaagcggtgctcctatctgccggtgactttaatgcaggcaaacttaaatcagttttaccaaatgtCACATGTACAACCAGaagggggagaaaaaaaaaaaagaaaaaaaaaaaaaaaaactctagaccacctttactccacacacagagatgcatacaaagctctcccccgctcgccatttggcaaatctgaccataattgtatcgtcctgattcctgcttacaagcaaaaactaaagcaggaagtaccagtgactcgctcaatacggaagtggtcagatgacgcggatgctaagctacaggactgttttgctagcacagactggaatatgttccggtattcatccaatggcattgaggagtataccacctcagtcatcagcttcatcaataagtgcatcgacgacatggtccccacagtgaccgtacgtacaaatcccaaccagaagccatggattacaggcaaaatccgcatcgagctatgccctcagacaaaacatcaaacaagcaaagcaccaatacaggattaagattgaatcctactacaccggctctgacgctcgtcggatgtggcagggcttaaactattacggactacaaaagggaaaccccgacgcgagctgcccagtgacacgagcctaccagacgagctaaatgccttttatgctagcttcgaggcaagcaacactgaagcgtgaacgagagcaccagctgttctggatgactgtgtgataacgctcttggtagccgatgtgagcaagacctttaaacaggtcaacattcacaaagctgcggggacagatggattaccaggacgtgtactcaaagcatgcgcggaccaactggcgactgtgtggccaaacacgactccaacaccatcattaagtttgctgccgacaacagtggtaggcctgatcaccgacaacgatgagacagcctatagggaggaggtcagacacctggcagtgtggtgccaggacaacaacctctccctcaatgtgagcaagacaaaggagctgatcatggtttacaggaaaaggcgggccgaacaggcccccattaacatcgacggggctgtagtggagcgagtcgagtgtgtccacatcaccaacaaactatcatggtccaaacacaccaagacagtcgggaAGAGGGCACGACCAAGCcttttccccatcaggagactgaaaagatttggcatgggtccccagatcctcaaaaggttctacagctgcaccatcaagagcatcctgaccggttacatcaccacctggtatggcaactgctcggcatctgaccgtaaggcgctacagagggtagtgcgtacggcccagtacatcactggggacaagcttcctgccatccaggacctatataataggcggtggacctatataataggcggtgtcagaggaaagcccataaatattgtcagagactccagtcaccccagtcatagactgttttctctgatACCGCACCATgtcttggaccaaaaggctccttaacagcttctacccccaagccataagactgctgaacaattaatcaaatagcCACCAGACTATTTAAATTGTCACTCCCCCccattattatctatgcatagtcacttcaccactacctacatgtacaaattacctaaactaacctgtaccccgcacactgactcggtaccccctgtatatagcctcgttattgtgttacttttgtttgtttggtaaatattttcttaactcttcttgaactgcactgttggttacgggcttgtaagcaagcatttcacagtaaggtctacacttgttgtattcaacgcatgtgacaaataaagtttgatttgacatttctgggatcttttatttaagcTCATGAAACAGGGGACAAGCACTTTACatcttgcgtttatatttttgttctgtgtactTTAACAGATTGTTGTAGGTGTGGTGGGACATGTATATCAAGTTTAATTTCACTAATACGCAAACATTAAATCGTTACATTGTTTCCACTGCCATGACTAAACTCCACGCGCAACACTGATGCCAGTCTTTAAATAGCGCGAGCGCTAATAAACTGGCTGCTTATTCTGTATGCATTCTAGCCCAAAGCAAAGGGATGTGAGAACTGCAGTACAAAACATTTGATTCCTAAATCGATGGAATATTGATAATACTTCTGTATCATTAGTCTGCTAACTACCTGTGTGTTTAACAACTTGTCAGTCAGTTACACTGCAAAGAATATTCATCTGTTAGTTGTCCCCTTGTGCCTCTGTCACGAGTGTACGGTATTTTGCTGTTTTTGGGGGGATGGGAGTATTTTGCAAAAAGTGGGAAATGGTAGTCAAATCTTATTAATGGCAGCTATTATGTGAATGTATGATTAACTTCGCATGGTGTTCATTTTATTACATACCCGTGCAGATAACTGTCGTTTACAAGCATCTTGCAACAACCAGTTAGCTTCCAATCTGACTGCTGATGCGCCTTCTTCCGCCTTTGCGGTCGTTCCCTCACCAACAAATGCACTGTCGACTCCGGCAGTGGCACACAGGCGCAGCGAGTCCATCTGTTGTTACCATAGACGCAGAGCAGAATAGTGAATGCGCCGAGATTCGTTTGGTTTTTCACTCCCTTTCCTTTTGCCTACAAAACGTCGCCTTGTTTGGTTTGTTCATGCATTAAAACCGAACTAGATGTAGGCATCGATAGTTAATCGAATCTAACGAGTCATTTTTTCTTCCAGAGCGTCATGACAAATATTTTACGTCACAACGTCATCTTAAAGCGACTTCCTCcatagaaaaaaaataaaaaccacCAGAGGAAGAGGCTCATTATATAAATAATCTTTGAAAGAACTGACCTCTTCTGAATTATCCCAAAAGCCCATAATTTTGACGTGAAATGTTGAAAAATTATAAAATTGCCCAATAAAAGAAAGTCATAAAAAAGGATGTATATAATATgcaattaaatcaaattgtatttgtcagatgcgccgattacaacaggtgtagactttacagtgaaatgcttactagcCCTTAAACACTTTCTTAAAAcggcaacaataaaataaaaagcaacaataaaataacagtaacaaggctacagttgaagtcggaagtttac
Coding sequences:
- the LOC120022550 gene encoding zinc fingers and homeoboxes protein 1-like, producing the protein MASRRKSTTPCMVPPVQMVDSDPDMEVVTEGEAEGAANCPVENSTESIPNEEDSQAIDHFIKTMDSSTAEGGYECKYCSFQTSQLNMFTLHVDTEHPNIVLNSSYVCVECDFHTKRYDALLEHNARHHPGEDNFTRTMVKRNNQTIFEQRVNDLTFDGSFVKVEEDEDTSCKGIALSKTPIMKIKSRAEAKKFTGSHKMADYSVIKVESDGEEETEEVVPPPVTPNVVAVSTPLTIQPIQQSIMINSPNVLQIKTSNSATMLPPGTLAQVLSALQNQQTSQTQLLIPVSSIPTYNGAMDNNVLLVSAYNRFPYPSVSEIMGLAAQTKFTEEQIKVWFSAQRLKHGVSWTPEEVEEARRKKFNGSVQAVPQTITVIPANFATAANGLQSIFQTCQIVGQPGMVLTQVGGGNAVPVASPITLAVAGVPNPRTSVSKVPEPSTSETASPLSPDSLGARPKKSKEQLAELKASYLRRQFATEAEISRLMKVTNLTKRAIKKWFSDTRYNQRNSKDHHGVALNDISVSANSNDGSSSTAIVIDSSDEASESSPTTQGPIYDPRIKFRHAFPDFTPQKFKEKTPEQLLLLEASYQTSDTPSDEELSRLRMETKLTRREVDAWFSERRKMPVDSDGTEEPESERIKAPSSGQEAQTPPSGRKIMKKTPEQLHVLKSTFVRTQWPSAEEYDKMAEESGLPRTYIVNWFGDTRYACKNSNLKWYYLYQSGKVNEAMNGGELKKKPRKRFRGWSRRTRRPYPCKQTTPAIKVKTGKEILKEHYLKHKVLNEKDLDELVAKSSMSYEQVRDWFAEISRREEKGLDPFSDGEEETHGDSEAEMEVKEQGDVVTDEKNNDNDNKDDENNNDEVDNNDNETTEEPQCIEQSQPESEDQ